The following proteins are co-located in the Pectinophora gossypiella chromosome 7, ilPecGoss1.1, whole genome shotgun sequence genome:
- the LOC126368572 gene encoding uncharacterized protein LOC126368572, with product MRALAAVVTLAACSSLHALDAPPPAQPRDRVTRVLLSTLGIPDTSPVHRLLDCGQSLGLSKCVNALSVWRAENAIELLETGRAAQFDLREDVKRFPWRLYSNVSDEQLSSQLTDSTEQLLRYRSLSLAIPGYSLELESKGNGTINVDILKSDSPGSERSMKKIQKDFYNILPILIIPGLIMSAVLPFVLPMLKMMTVAVGMLNNMALSGAVFTLLRNNAFSDHYEKKVIYVNEGYKNEKFSPVYYKDIPLDIGHLDGIEIDYSSSNMQPVAVPLNGGGHSNLGGHSNLGNLGGSNLGGSNLGSNLGNNLGNNLGNNNLGGNLGGNLGGNLGSNLHDLDLLPMQDYNDNDWINQYYGNADSGGQKIKRNSKDKTRRYRQ from the exons ATGCGCGCGCTCGCTGCGGTCGTCACGCTCGCGGCGTGCTCGAGCCTGCACGCGCTCGATGCCCCGCCGCCCGCGCAGCCCCGCGACCGCGTCACCCGCGTGCTACTCTCCACACTCGGGATCCCCGACACCAGCCCCGTTCACCGCCTCCTCGACTGCGGACAATCCTTAGGCCTCTCGAAATGCGTTAACGCTCTCAGTGTCTGGCGCGCGGAAAACGCCATCGAACTCCTAGAAACAGGACGAGCGGCCCAGTTTGACTTGCGGGAAGACGTCAAGCGGTTCCCTTGGCGGCTGTACAGCAATGTCTCCGACGAGCAGCTGTCCTCCCAGCTGACTGACAGCACGGAACAGCTGCTGCGCTATCGGTCGCTCTCCCTCGCAATACCCGGATACTCACTCGAACTGGAATCTAAAGGAAACGGGACCATAAATGTCGATATTTTGAAAA GCGACAGTCCGGGCTCTGAGCGGAGTATGAAGAAAATTCAAAAAGACTTCTACAATATATTGCCGATACTGATAATTCCTGGACTGATAATGTCGGCTGTCTTGCCTTTTGTGTTGCCAATGTTGAAAATGATGACCGTCGCGGTGGGGATGCTCAACAACATGGCACTATCAGGCGCTGTGTTCACGCTGCTCAGAAATAACGCCTTTAGCGATCATTATGAGAAGAAAGTTATTTATGTAAATGAGGGCTATAAGAACGAGAAGTTTTCGCCAGTTTATTACAAGGATATACCTTTGGACATCGGTCATTTAGATGGCATTGAGATTGACTACAGTAGTAGTAATATGCAGCCTGTAGCTGTGCCCTTAAACGGAGGTGGTCACAGCAACTTAGGCGGCCACAGCAACCTAGGCAACTTAGGTGGCAGCAACTTAGGTGGTAGCAACTTAGGCAGCAACTTAGGCAACAACCTAGGTAACAATCTAGGTAATAATAACCTGGGTGGTAATCTGGGCGGTAACCTGGGTGGTAACCTAGGTAGTAACTTACATGACCTGGACTTATTGCCTATGCAGGACTATAACGATAACGACTGGATCAATCAGTACTATGGAAACGCAGATTCAGGTGGTCAAAAGATAAAACGAAACAGTAAAGATAAAACCAGACGATATCGCCAATAA